The Candidatus Latescibacter sp. genomic sequence GGAGGGAATTACATCCTCGCTTCATCCATCGCCTATTTTGGCGACTCTCCCCGGATAAAGGGGATAAACACCATGAATCTGGGATTGGAATACTGGCTCAGGGATATTCTGGCATTCCGGGCCGGGTCTTCCGAAGGAAACGGCACCTTTGGCATTGGACTGGCCAGGCTGCCCCTGATCTCGTCGTCGTCTCTGGATTATGCGTTTCTCTCCCATTCGGAACTTGACAGCACGCACAGGTTATCCATGACTATCAGGTTTTAAGGGCTTTTTAAACAGCGACAAAGTGACAAAGAGACAAACTGTCTGAACCACTGATGCGCGTGATTCAAGTGATAAAAAGATGATGAAAAGTATATAGTCTATTGACTTTGCGTACTTTGCGAGAGAAACTCTTTATGTCCGAGAATAAAACGCCTTCCAATGAAAAAAAACGTCACAAATGCGGATTCGCAGCTATTGTCGGACTTCCGAACGCCGGGAAATCCACCCTGGTTAATCGCTATTTGAAAGAAAAGATTTCCATCGTTTCCCCCAAACCCCAGACCACACGCTCCAATGTAACCTGTATTCTCTCGACCGAAGCATACCAGGTTGTTTTTATCGATACTCCCGGACTCTTGAAGCCGCGCTACCGCATGCAGGAAGTCATGGCCGCCTTTGTCGCCGCGGCTGCAAATGAGGCGGATGTCCTTCTGGCGATCATCGATGCCTCGCGGTTCAAAGGTGAGTTCCCCCCGGCACTGGTCAAATTTGCGGAAAAGGTCCGTTCGAAAAATGTTACTGTGGCACTGAACAAAATCGACCTGATGAAGAAGGCCGCTCTCCTTGAAATTATCGCCCGGACCAGCGGGCTTTTCCCCGGGGCGGAGATTATTCCCATCTCGGCGCTCGAAGGCGATGGAACGGATGAACTGTTCACTGTTATCCTCGACAATCTGCCGGAAGGCCCCAGTCTTTTTCCGGAAGACATAATTTCCAGCGAGCCGGAGAGATTTTTCGTATCTGAGCTGATCCGTGAGGCGATTTTCATCACCATGAAAGAGGAAATTCCCTATGCTTCGGCAGTGATCATCGACAGCTTCGAAGAGAAAGCTGAAAGCGATGTGATAATCGCCTCGATTCTGGTGGAAAAGGAATCGCAGAAACCCATCCTGATCGGGAAAAACGGCTCCATGATCAAAACTATCGGAACAAAAGCAAGACTGGGTATAGAAGAGTTTCTGGGCAGGAAAGTGTATCTTGACCTCCATGTGAAAGTCCGCAGGGACTGGCGCTCCAGCGATGTCTATTTACGGGAAATAGGATTGATAAGGAGATAAGGAAAGAATCCACTTGTTACTATGTAGATGCCGAAACAAGTTCGGCATGACACGGTGCAGTGAGTTGGAGAAAGCCGCTGTCACCCTGAACTTGTTTCAGGGTCTACTGGTATAGCACAAAACTATAGAGTGAAGAAACAAGGAGAATTCATTCTTGGGATCGAAATTGAATATTCTGGTGGTAGGCGGCGGGGGACGGGAACATGCACTTGCCTGGAAACTGGCCCAGAGCGACCTGGTTGGAAAATTGTATGCAGCCCCCGGGAATCCGGGCATTTCAGAATATGCAGTATGTGTTCCTCTCAAGGTTGAAGATGTTACAGGTATAGCGAAGTTTGCGGTATCCGAAAGTATCAACCTGGCAGCGGTAGGACCGGAGATTCCCCTTTGCATGGGGATCACCGATATTCTCGAAGAAGCGGGAATTGCAGTGTTCGGGCCGTCTTTCCGTGCTGCGGCGATTGAAGGCTCCAAGGTTTTCTCGAAAAATCTCATGCGAAAATACAATATCCCGACCGCCGCGTTCGAAGTATTCACTCTCTATGATGACGCTGTTTCCTATGCGCGCGCGCTCGGAGATGACATGTGGGTCAAGGCAAGCGGGCTTGCCGCCGGTAAGGGTGCGGTGTATGCCTCTGATCCTGATGTAGCAGAAAGGATCATCCGGGGCATGATGGTGGAAAGCATGTTCGGGGAATCCGGCTACGAGGTGGTCATCGAGGACAATATGCGGGGCGAGGAAGCTTCAATTTTTGCGGTCTGCGACGGGAAAACGTTCAAAACGCTGGTCTCCTCGCAAGATCATAAGCGCATCTTGGACGGCGACTCCGGTCCGAATACCGGCGGCATGGGCGCCTATGCTCCCGCACCGGTAATCGACCGGAACATGATGCGCCGCATCGAACGGGAAATCATTCAGCCCACCCTGGATGGCATGGCGGCGGAAGGAATCCCCTACAGGGGTCTTTTATATGCAGGCGTAATGATCACAGCGAGCGGTCCACGGGTGGTTGAATACAACTGCCGCTTCGGAGACCCCGAAAGCCAGGCGGTGCTTCCGCTCCTCAAAGGCGACCTTGCCGAGATCATGCTGTCTTCGGCGCAGGGCGATCTTTCCGGTGTTGAGGTCGGAGCAAAAACGGGTTCCGCACTCTGTGTGGTTATGGCTTCGGGAGGGTATCCAGGAACCTGCCGGAAAGGATTTCCGGTGAGCGGTTTGAAAGAAGCGGGTGAGGAGAAAAACGTTAAGGTTTTCCATGCCGGGACTGCCCTTGAGGAAAGCAGGATAGTGACTGCCGGCGGTAGGGTGCTGGGTGTCACCGCATGGAGTGACTCGTTACTCGAAGCTAGAAACTGCGCCTATAGCGCAGTTGATAAAATTTCATTCCAGGATGCTTTCTACCGTAAGGATATCGGGTACAGGGCGTTACAAAAGCAGGATACAGAAGACAGAAGTCAGAAGTCAGAATAGAAGAATAGTCATGTACGCCTCAGCGCGTAAGGAGCTTAATAATGCCGCTGGTAGCCGTTGTGTATGGGAGCGCTTCCGATGAGGGGGTTATGCAGGGGGCGTTCGATACGCTTGCCGAATTTGGAATCGAGTATGAAAAACTGGTTATCTCCGCGCACCGTCAGCCGGAAAAAACTGCGGAATTCGCCCGTAACGCTAAAGAAAAAGGGATAAAAGTGATTATCGCAGGTGCAGGACTGGCTGCAGCGCTTCCCGGGGTAATCGCTTCGCAGACCATCCTGCCGGTTATCGGCGTGCCCATCGGAGGAGGCCCCCTGAACGGGATCGACGCCCTCTATTCCATCGTTCAGATGCCCAGGGGGGTTCCTGTGGCAGCAGTGGGAATCTCCAATGCGCAGAATGCGGCCCTCCTGGCGGTTGCGATACTCGCCGCAGGGGATGAACACCTTTCAAAAAAATTGACCGATTACCGTACCAGAATGAAGTCATGAACAGGACTTCTCACTTGCAAATTCAGCGCGCTGCTGCGATACTGAAAAACGGCGGCATCATCGTTTATCCTACCGAGACCGTGTACGGGATCGGCTGCGATCCGCTCATGGAGGAAGCCGTTGAACAAATCCGGCGCCTCAAACAGCGCGAGAGCTCGAAAGCCATGCTTCTCCTGGCTGATTCTCTCGAAATGGTGGAGAGTGTGACCGGCACTCTTGACCCTATGGCGCGCCGTCTGGGAGAGCATTTCTGGCCGGGACCGGTCACCATGATCCTCAAACCCTTTAAGAAGCTGCCCCCATATCTTTTCGGCTCCTCCGGCGGTGTGGCGTTCAGGGTTACTTCGCACCGTCTGGCGGCATCCATCATTCATGAATTTGGGAGGCCGATAATTTCCACCAGCGCCAATATTACCGGTCAGACGCCTGTTGTTTCTTATGAGCAGGCGGCAGAGAAATTCTTCGGAAAAGTAGATCTGATTTTGGAAAACCCCGAGCCGCTTTCAGGAGAACCGAGCGCTGTTATCGATATCACTTCCGGCCGGGTTGAAATCATCCGGCCCGGGGGCATTGATTTTAAGGAAGTCCAGGAGGTTGCAGTACATGATCCGGCGCAGTAAAATAAACCTTATCCTCCTGATTTCTGCGGTTGTCTGGCTGATGGTCATGGGCCGCATCTATATGGTACACTATGTTAAGAAAGGAGACCCGGAGCTGGGATATTTCAGCTCTGATGTGAAATTCGATTCGGAGACCAAGCAGTATTTCAGCGTATACAAAGACGGGAGAAAAATCGGGTACAAAACTGAGACCCAGTTCAGCTATCCGAATCTGAAAATCTTCCGTGAGGAAACCGTGCTGAAAATGTATGAATCGGGCATTTCACGAGAGATTTTTATCCAGAGCACAACCGGGATCGACTCTGCGACCCTTGCCGCCAAACTCATAAACTGCCGCATTCAATCCGGGTCGCATGTTTATCTGTTCAATGGGGAAGTCAAGGGGGACAGCCTGCTCATCGATGTGAAAAAGAATAATGAATCCCCCTGGCGGAGAGGTTATTTCCCGGTGGATGGGACGATCACTTCAGGCGCAGCGCTCCCCTATATCATGCATCGCATGGCCGACGATACGCTTACAGTAAGTCTCTTCGATCCGGTGGTATTCATGCCCTGTATGGTCGGGATTACCCGTCTGGGAAAAGATTTCCAGTTGATCGGGGGGAAAAGGTACAATCTGGACAGATACATGCTGGATTTCGGAAAACGGAAGGTTTACGCCTGGCTCGATTCAACCGGCAAATCGGTAAAATCCGAAGGAATGCATCTGTTTGGCGAAGGAGTAGGAGCTTTTACCGTAGAAAAATCTCTTGACCGCAACCTGTTCATGCTGCCGGTAGTAAGCGCCTTGGGAAAGGATGTGGTGGACAGCATGAAAGTATACCCAGACCGTGATATTCCGAACCCTCGCCGGCTGAATTACCTTAAAATCGAACTTGACGGCATCCGCGCCGCGAATATCGACGTATCTTCATCCAACAAGGAAGTTGTTTCCCTTAATCCGGTTATTTTCGGGATTTACCGTTCTCCGTTGAAAAGGGAAGGAAATATGTTCGCTAAACCTGCCTCGGAGGTGAAAGACACTACGGTAGTAGGTATAAGCGATTACATCCAGTCGAAAGATGCCCGCATAATCCGCGCAGCGAAAAACATCGTTAAAGCGGAAACAGACACTCTGGCAATGGCGCGAGCAATCAATCGATGGGTATTTACCCTGATGAGGAAAGACCCGGGTATTCATATTTCACGCTCGATCGATATTCTACGGAACATGAAAGGCGGCTGGGATGAGCATACCAAGCTGTTTACCGCTCTCTCCCGGTCAATCGGCATTCCCGCCCGGATTAATATCGGATTGGTCTACGACAATGCCAGTTTCAGGTATCATAGCTGGCCTTCGGTTTTCACGAACGGAGCCTGGCATGATTTCGATCCCTGGTTCGGCCAGGATGAAGCGGATGCCTCGCATGTCACGTTAATCCAGGGAGATTTCGAGCGATTGGTTGAATTAATGCGGCTGTCTAATCGTATATCAATAAAAGTGCTGGAGTACAGGTAAAAAACCATGGAAAACCCGATTATCAGCATCGAAGGAGTTACCAAGCTCTATGGTTCTCTCGCCGCCATCTCCAATCTCACACTGGAGGTGGCAAGAGGTGAGTTCTTCGGCTACCTGGGTCCGAACGGATCCGGAAAAACCACTACTATCAAATCGATTATCGGCCTGGTGCGTCCCAACAAAGGCCGTATTCTGGTGGATGGGATCGATGTGGCTGAGGACCCGATTGCGGTGCGGTCGATTATCGGCTTTGTGCCGGATACACCGTTCATCTACGGCAAGCTGACAGCCCGGGAATTTTTACGGTTTGTCGGCGGGCTTTACCGTATGGAAAAAGACGACATGGAGAGCCGCATCGAGTGGCTTGCCGTTACTTTTCAGATGGCGGGCTGGATAGACCGCCGTACCGAGGAATACTCTCACGGCATGAAACAGAAAGTGGTTATGGCTGCCGCATTCCTGCACCGGCCGAAACTTATCATTGTGGATGAGCCTATGGTCGGTCTCGATCCGCAGAGCGCACGGCTGGTAAAGGACATGCTGATTCTTATCAGAGAGCACGGCGCCACGGTATTCATTTCCTCTCACGATCTTTCCGTGGTGCAGGAACTCTGCCAGCGCATGGCAATTTTATATAAAGGAAGCATTGTCGCGGAAGGCGCCCTTGATGATCTCCTTAAACAGGCGGAGATGGAAGGGGGGA encodes the following:
- the era gene encoding GTPase Era — its product is MSENKTPSNEKKRHKCGFAAIVGLPNAGKSTLVNRYLKEKISIVSPKPQTTRSNVTCILSTEAYQVVFIDTPGLLKPRYRMQEVMAAFVAAAANEADVLLAIIDASRFKGEFPPALVKFAEKVRSKNVTVALNKIDLMKKAALLEIIARTSGLFPGAEIIPISALEGDGTDELFTVILDNLPEGPSLFPEDIISSEPERFFVSELIREAIFITMKEEIPYASAVIIDSFEEKAESDVIIASILVEKESQKPILIGKNGSMIKTIGTKARLGIEEFLGRKVYLDLHVKVRRDWRSSDVYLREIGLIRR
- the purD gene encoding phosphoribosylamine--glycine ligase; translation: MNILVVGGGGREHALAWKLAQSDLVGKLYAAPGNPGISEYAVCVPLKVEDVTGIAKFAVSESINLAAVGPEIPLCMGITDILEEAGIAVFGPSFRAAAIEGSKVFSKNLMRKYNIPTAAFEVFTLYDDAVSYARALGDDMWVKASGLAAGKGAVYASDPDVAERIIRGMMVESMFGESGYEVVIEDNMRGEEASIFAVCDGKTFKTLVSSQDHKRILDGDSGPNTGGMGAYAPAPVIDRNMMRRIEREIIQPTLDGMAAEGIPYRGLLYAGVMITASGPRVVEYNCRFGDPESQAVLPLLKGDLAEIMLSSAQGDLSGVEVGAKTGSALCVVMASGGYPGTCRKGFPVSGLKEAGEEKNVKVFHAGTALEESRIVTAGGRVLGVTAWSDSLLEARNCAYSAVDKISFQDAFYRKDIGYRALQKQDTEDRSQKSE
- the purE gene encoding 5-(carboxyamino)imidazole ribonucleotide mutase → MPLVAVVYGSASDEGVMQGAFDTLAEFGIEYEKLVISAHRQPEKTAEFARNAKEKGIKVIIAGAGLAAALPGVIASQTILPVIGVPIGGGPLNGIDALYSIVQMPRGVPVAAVGISNAQNAALLAVAILAAGDEHLSKKLTDYRTRMKS
- a CDS encoding L-threonylcarbamoyladenylate synthase; translated protein: MNRTSHLQIQRAAAILKNGGIIVYPTETVYGIGCDPLMEEAVEQIRRLKQRESSKAMLLLADSLEMVESVTGTLDPMARRLGEHFWPGPVTMILKPFKKLPPYLFGSSGGVAFRVTSHRLAASIIHEFGRPIISTSANITGQTPVVSYEQAAEKFFGKVDLILENPEPLSGEPSAVIDITSGRVEIIRPGGIDFKEVQEVAVHDPAQ
- a CDS encoding transglutaminase-like domain-containing protein, translated to MIRRSKINLILLISAVVWLMVMGRIYMVHYVKKGDPELGYFSSDVKFDSETKQYFSVYKDGRKIGYKTETQFSYPNLKIFREETVLKMYESGISREIFIQSTTGIDSATLAAKLINCRIQSGSHVYLFNGEVKGDSLLIDVKKNNESPWRRGYFPVDGTITSGAALPYIMHRMADDTLTVSLFDPVVFMPCMVGITRLGKDFQLIGGKRYNLDRYMLDFGKRKVYAWLDSTGKSVKSEGMHLFGEGVGAFTVEKSLDRNLFMLPVVSALGKDVVDSMKVYPDRDIPNPRRLNYLKIELDGIRAANIDVSSSNKEVVSLNPVIFGIYRSPLKREGNMFAKPASEVKDTTVVGISDYIQSKDARIIRAAKNIVKAETDTLAMARAINRWVFTLMRKDPGIHISRSIDILRNMKGGWDEHTKLFTALSRSIGIPARINIGLVYDNASFRYHSWPSVFTNGAWHDFDPWFGQDEADASHVTLIQGDFERLVELMRLSNRISIKVLEYR
- a CDS encoding ABC transporter ATP-binding protein, with amino-acid sequence MENPIISIEGVTKLYGSLAAISNLTLEVARGEFFGYLGPNGSGKTTTIKSIIGLVRPNKGRILVDGIDVAEDPIAVRSIIGFVPDTPFIYGKLTAREFLRFVGGLYRMEKDDMESRIEWLAVTFQMAGWIDRRTEEYSHGMKQKVVMAAAFLHRPKLIIVDEPMVGLDPQSARLVKDMLILIREHGATVFISSHDLSVVQELCQRMAILYKGSIVAEGALDDLLKQAEMEGGSLENLFLKLTGNDSKAVYME